The following coding sequences are from one Rathayibacter sp. VKM Ac-2760 window:
- a CDS encoding LacI family DNA-binding transcriptional regulator, with protein MASIHDVARAAGVSISTVSYALSGKRSIAASTRQRVDEAVQQLGYRPHAGARMLAGARTHILALSAPMRGELHLPTHMRFVTEVLERARESDYDVLLLVTDEASSGIARVSSSSLVDGVVLMGVDDEDDRAALIRAAGVPATFIGVPADAHELACVDLDFAEAARRSVRLLAEQGHRSVGLIEHPQSYTDRNAGFVRRFDDAFEAECAALGLALSVERPHIGRASASAAVDTLLTADVSALVLHCNEPVAEAAIESLVERGLSIPGDLSVLAACASYDGAALPVPVSSIPLPFDAMCRAAVARTLQQIDSGRSSGVDLLPPHYVDRGSVALAPTGAPAPAGP; from the coding sequence ATGGCGAGCATCCACGACGTCGCCCGCGCTGCCGGGGTCTCGATCAGCACGGTCTCCTACGCCCTCTCCGGCAAGCGCTCCATCGCCGCCTCCACCCGCCAGCGGGTCGATGAGGCCGTCCAGCAGCTCGGCTACCGCCCGCACGCCGGGGCGCGGATGCTCGCCGGCGCACGGACCCACATCCTCGCCCTCTCCGCCCCGATGCGCGGCGAGCTGCACCTGCCCACCCACATGCGCTTCGTCACCGAGGTGCTCGAGCGGGCCCGCGAGTCCGACTACGACGTCCTCCTGCTCGTCACGGACGAGGCGTCGAGCGGCATCGCCCGCGTCTCCTCCTCCTCGCTCGTCGACGGCGTCGTCCTGATGGGCGTCGACGACGAGGACGACCGCGCCGCCCTGATCCGCGCGGCCGGCGTGCCCGCCACCTTCATCGGCGTCCCGGCCGACGCGCACGAGCTCGCCTGCGTCGACCTCGACTTCGCGGAAGCGGCGCGCCGCAGCGTGCGCCTGCTCGCCGAGCAGGGCCACCGCTCGGTCGGCCTGATCGAGCACCCGCAGTCGTACACCGACCGCAACGCCGGCTTCGTCCGCCGCTTCGACGACGCGTTCGAGGCGGAGTGCGCGGCGCTCGGCCTCGCCCTGAGCGTCGAGCGGCCGCACATCGGCCGCGCGAGCGCGTCGGCGGCGGTCGACACGCTGCTCACCGCCGACGTCTCCGCCCTCGTGCTGCACTGCAACGAGCCGGTGGCGGAGGCGGCGATCGAGAGCCTCGTCGAGCGCGGCCTCTCGATCCCCGGTGACCTCTCGGTCCTCGCGGCCTGCGCCAGCTACGACGGCGCCGCGCTGCCGGTGCCGGTCAGCAGCATCCCCCTCCCGTTCGACGCGATGTGCCGCGCGGCCGTCGCCCGGACCCTCCAGCAGATCGACTCCGGCCGCTCCAGCGGCGTCGACCTCCTCCCGCCCCACTACGTCGACCGCGGCTCCGTCGCGCTCGCCCCGACCGGCGCTCCGGCGCCGGCCGGCCCCTGA
- a CDS encoding ATP-binding cassette domain-containing protein — MSPTRTPSPADPTAATGTSPLAQRRSGEFGAQALIVCDALVRVFRAGGVEVQALQGLDLLVGEGEVLAIVGASGSGKSTLLGILSGLDAPTAGRARLDGHDLAALRGAELVRYRRSSVGFVRQQSAKNLLPALTAAENVALPLALAGRGRRERAARAHELLGLLGLAEKADRRPAALSGGEQQRVSIAVALAGSPRVLLADEPTGQLDARTGDEVFAALRAVNESLGCTILIVTHDPTVAGQVQRAVAIRDGRISSETLRRDELDASGGTTTSEEEFAVLDRVGRLQLPAEFRDALRLEDRVRLTLEGDHVGVWPERPEPQPAADPEEPAR; from the coding sequence ATGAGCCCCACCCGCACCCCGAGCCCGGCGGACCCGACCGCCGCGACCGGCACGAGCCCGCTGGCGCAGCGCCGCTCGGGCGAGTTCGGCGCGCAGGCGCTCATCGTCTGCGACGCCCTCGTCCGCGTCTTCCGCGCGGGCGGCGTCGAGGTGCAGGCCCTGCAGGGGCTCGATCTGCTCGTCGGCGAGGGCGAGGTGCTGGCGATCGTCGGCGCGTCCGGCTCCGGCAAGTCGACCCTGCTCGGCATCCTCTCCGGGCTCGACGCCCCCACCGCCGGCCGCGCTCGACTGGACGGCCACGACCTCGCCGCGCTGCGCGGGGCGGAGCTGGTGCGCTACCGGCGCTCGAGCGTCGGCTTCGTCCGTCAGCAGTCCGCGAAGAACCTCCTGCCCGCGCTCACCGCCGCCGAGAACGTCGCCCTGCCGCTCGCCCTGGCCGGCCGCGGCCGGCGCGAGCGCGCGGCGCGGGCGCACGAGCTGCTCGGGCTGCTCGGCCTCGCCGAGAAGGCCGACCGCCGGCCCGCGGCGCTCTCCGGTGGCGAGCAGCAGCGCGTCTCGATCGCCGTCGCCCTCGCCGGCTCGCCGCGGGTGCTCCTCGCCGACGAGCCGACCGGCCAGCTCGACGCGCGCACCGGCGACGAGGTCTTCGCCGCCCTCCGCGCGGTGAACGAGTCGCTCGGCTGCACGATCCTGATCGTCACCCACGATCCCACCGTCGCCGGCCAGGTGCAGCGCGCGGTCGCGATCCGCGACGGCCGGATCTCCTCCGAGACCCTGCGCCGCGACGAGCTCGACGCGAGCGGAGGCACCACCACGTCGGAGGAGGAGTTCGCCGTCCTCGATCGGGTCGGCCGACTGCAGCTGCCGGCCGAGTTCCGCGACGCGCTCCGACTCGAGGACCGTGTGCGGCTGACCCTGGAGGGCGACCACGTCGGCGTCTGGCCCGAGCGCCCCGAACCGCAGCCCGCCGCCGACCCCGAGGAGCCCGCGCGATGA
- a CDS encoding sugar ABC transporter permease, which yields MTTTVPRRAESAAPPPTAEKPPREKRSGGYWLYLIPGFVLFVFIVLIPLIWNVYISFTSWRGIKPPIFIGLDNWIELMGDDQFWTSFLNSVYMIIAMVIVPTILGLLLAAILFDLVGKKFGGRIASFLRATYYLPQILPTVIAAIVIGWILRPDNGALNSILEAVGLGSLAHDWLGKPDTAMLSIMVVMIWVQLGYPVVIFMAALQRVDPELYEAAELDGANWFQRFRWITISIIRPEVFVVTLTCTIAALKVFGPIYALTRGGPGDSTIVPSYYSYTEFFQKQQVGYGATIATALTIVIVILAVLFIRAQERVERSEGAR from the coding sequence ATGACGACGACCGTTCCGCGTCGCGCGGAGAGCGCTGCGCCGCCTCCCACGGCGGAGAAGCCGCCCCGCGAGAAGCGCTCCGGCGGCTACTGGCTCTACCTGATCCCGGGCTTCGTGCTCTTCGTGTTCATCGTGCTGATCCCGCTGATCTGGAACGTCTACATCAGCTTCACGTCCTGGCGCGGCATCAAGCCGCCGATCTTCATCGGCCTCGACAACTGGATCGAGCTGATGGGCGACGACCAGTTCTGGACGTCGTTCCTCAACTCCGTCTACATGATCATCGCGATGGTGATCGTCCCGACGATCCTCGGCCTCCTCCTCGCCGCGATCCTCTTCGATCTGGTCGGCAAGAAGTTCGGCGGCCGGATCGCCTCCTTCCTCCGCGCGACCTACTACCTCCCGCAGATCCTGCCGACCGTCATCGCCGCGATCGTGATCGGCTGGATCCTCCGCCCGGACAACGGCGCTCTCAATTCGATCCTCGAGGCGGTCGGCCTCGGCTCGCTCGCGCACGACTGGCTCGGCAAGCCCGACACCGCGATGCTCTCGATCATGGTCGTGATGATCTGGGTGCAGCTCGGCTACCCGGTCGTCATCTTCATGGCCGCGCTGCAGCGCGTCGATCCCGAGCTCTACGAGGCCGCCGAGCTCGACGGTGCGAACTGGTTCCAGCGCTTCCGCTGGATCACCATCTCGATCATCCGCCCCGAGGTCTTCGTCGTCACCCTCACCTGCACCATCGCCGCGCTCAAGGTCTTCGGGCCGATCTACGCGCTGACCCGCGGCGGCCCGGGCGACTCCACGATCGTGCCGAGCTACTACTCCTACACCGAGTTCTTCCAGAAGCAGCAGGTGGGCTACGGCGCCACCATCGCGACCGCGCTGACCATCGTCATCGTGATCCTGGCCGTCCTCTTCATCCGCGCCCAGGAGCGCGTCGAGCGCAGCGAAGGAGCCCGCTGA
- the xylB gene encoding xylulokinase, with protein MTLVAGIDSSTQSCKVVVRDLETGAVVRTGRAGHPDGTEVDPAAWWEALQTAIADAGGLDDIAAISVGGQQHGMVVLDADGRVVRPALLWNDTRSAGAARDLIAELGAEAWAQRTGSVPVASFTATKLRWLRDAEPENAARVAAVALPHDWLTWRLLGYGPDSARGTQLDALTTDRSDASGTSYWGADGYDLELLERALGHRPLLPRVLGPSERAGSTDSGVVVGPGAGDNAGAALGLGAGPGDVVVSIGTSGTVFAVTDDPVRDASGTVAGFADASGRFLPLVATLNAARVLASTAELLGSDFDAFSALALEAEPGSGGLVLVPYFEGERTPNLPDATASLHGMTIASTTRPNLARAAIEGMLCGLADGLDAVRAQGVEARRILLIGGAAQNRAVQLAASQVFDVPVVVPTPGEYVADGAAVQAAWALSGSRPTWQVTSLAEPAPDHRPVIREQYAAARA; from the coding sequence ATGACGCTGGTCGCAGGGATCGACTCGTCGACCCAGAGCTGCAAGGTGGTCGTCCGCGACCTCGAGACCGGAGCCGTGGTCCGCACCGGACGCGCCGGGCACCCGGACGGGACCGAGGTCGACCCGGCCGCCTGGTGGGAGGCGCTGCAGACCGCGATCGCCGACGCCGGCGGACTCGACGACATCGCGGCGATCTCCGTCGGCGGGCAACAGCACGGCATGGTCGTGCTCGACGCGGACGGGCGGGTCGTTCGGCCCGCGCTGCTCTGGAACGACACCCGCAGCGCCGGCGCGGCGCGCGACCTGATCGCGGAGCTCGGCGCCGAGGCCTGGGCGCAGCGCACCGGCAGCGTCCCGGTCGCCTCCTTCACCGCCACCAAGCTGCGCTGGCTGCGCGACGCCGAGCCCGAGAACGCGGCCCGCGTCGCGGCCGTCGCGCTCCCGCACGACTGGCTGACCTGGCGCCTGCTCGGCTACGGCCCCGACTCCGCTCGAGGGACGCAGCTGGACGCGCTGACGACCGACCGCTCCGACGCCTCCGGCACCTCCTACTGGGGCGCCGACGGCTACGATCTCGAGCTGCTCGAGCGGGCGCTCGGTCACCGGCCGCTCCTCCCCCGCGTGCTCGGCCCGTCGGAGCGGGCGGGCAGCACCGACAGCGGCGTGGTGGTCGGACCGGGCGCGGGCGACAACGCCGGCGCGGCGCTCGGCCTCGGCGCGGGGCCGGGTGACGTGGTGGTCAGCATCGGCACGAGCGGCACGGTCTTCGCGGTGACCGACGACCCGGTGCGCGACGCGTCGGGGACCGTCGCGGGCTTCGCGGACGCGAGCGGGCGGTTCCTGCCGCTGGTCGCCACGCTGAATGCGGCACGGGTGCTGGCCTCGACGGCCGAGTTGCTCGGGAGCGACTTCGACGCGTTCTCGGCGCTCGCGCTCGAGGCGGAGCCGGGCTCCGGCGGACTCGTGCTCGTGCCCTACTTCGAGGGCGAGCGGACGCCGAACCTGCCCGACGCCACGGCGAGCCTGCACGGGATGACGATCGCCTCGACGACGCGGCCGAACCTGGCGCGCGCGGCGATCGAGGGCATGCTCTGCGGCCTGGCCGACGGCCTGGACGCGGTGCGCGCGCAGGGCGTCGAGGCGCGGCGCATCCTGCTGATCGGCGGAGCGGCGCAGAACCGCGCGGTGCAGCTCGCGGCCTCGCAGGTCTTCGACGTGCCGGTGGTCGTGCCGACGCCGGGCGAGTACGTCGCCGACGGCGCCGCAGTGCAGGCGGCCTGGGCGCTGAGCGGCTCGCGGCCGACCTGGCAGGTCACGTCGCTCGCGGAGCCGGCGCCGGACCACCGCCCGGTCATCCGCGAGCAGTACGCGGCCGCCCGCGCCTGA
- a CDS encoding ABC transporter permease/substrate binding protein has protein sequence MSPDLRLPLGAAAETVVDVLTQTFQPVFDLIRTVFGAAYTGVDFVLATPPFWVVVALIAVLAYAARGWVFGLGSAAGLLLIASVDQWDNAMDSLALVLVASAVAIALSVPLGILAARNRTASTIIRPVLDLMQTMPAFVYLIPALILFRVGVVPGIVATIVFAMAPGVRLTELGIRGVDSELVEAGESFGSSKWRILRQIQLPLALPSILAGLNQVIMLSLSMVVIAGMVGAGGLGGDVVASIGRIDVALGFEAGIAVVILAIILDRMTGALGSPSPARVKRAGSRKAVVATRAAIAAVSVGVVASLGASALAAPAPTAAVDNGDRTDVTLAVFQGWDEGIAASRLWGAVLEEQGYDVTLQNIDVAPGFSGLASGDYDLALDAWLPITHGDYLDEYGDRIVDLGAWNDDAKLTIAVNEDAPIDSLEELAANPEVVGNRLVGIEPGSGLNSVTSEQVIPGYGLEGMDYLTSSTPAMLQELSSATAAGENIAVTLWRPHWAYDAFPVKDLEDPLGLLGEAEGIHAFGSASFDAEFPTLSTWLRDFRMDSDTLYSLENALFNEGADDQDAALEAWLAENREYVDGLTS, from the coding sequence ATGAGCCCCGACCTCCGCCTCCCGCTCGGCGCCGCCGCCGAGACCGTCGTCGACGTGCTGACGCAGACCTTCCAGCCGGTGTTCGACCTGATCCGCACCGTCTTCGGCGCCGCCTACACCGGCGTCGACTTCGTCCTCGCGACCCCGCCGTTCTGGGTCGTCGTCGCCCTGATCGCGGTGCTCGCCTACGCCGCCCGAGGCTGGGTCTTCGGCCTCGGCTCGGCGGCCGGGCTGCTGCTGATCGCGAGCGTCGACCAGTGGGACAACGCGATGGACTCGCTCGCGCTGGTGCTCGTCGCCTCCGCCGTCGCGATCGCGCTGAGCGTGCCGCTGGGCATCCTGGCCGCCCGCAACCGGACGGCGTCCACGATCATCCGCCCGGTCCTGGACCTGATGCAGACCATGCCGGCCTTCGTCTACCTGATCCCGGCGCTGATCCTCTTCCGCGTCGGTGTCGTCCCCGGCATCGTCGCGACCATCGTCTTCGCGATGGCGCCCGGTGTGCGGCTGACCGAGCTCGGCATCCGCGGCGTCGACTCCGAGCTGGTCGAGGCGGGGGAGTCGTTCGGCTCCTCGAAGTGGCGCATCCTCCGGCAGATCCAGCTGCCGCTCGCGCTGCCGTCGATCCTGGCCGGCCTCAACCAGGTCATCATGCTGTCGCTCTCGATGGTCGTCATCGCGGGCATGGTCGGCGCGGGCGGTCTCGGCGGCGACGTCGTCGCGAGCATCGGCCGGATCGACGTGGCGCTCGGCTTCGAGGCGGGTATCGCGGTGGTGATCCTGGCGATCATCCTCGACCGGATGACCGGAGCGCTCGGCTCGCCGTCGCCCGCGCGCGTCAAGCGGGCCGGCAGCCGCAAGGCCGTCGTCGCCACCCGCGCGGCGATCGCCGCGGTGTCCGTCGGCGTCGTCGCCTCGCTCGGCGCCTCCGCCCTCGCCGCTCCCGCGCCCACCGCGGCCGTCGACAACGGCGACCGGACCGACGTCACCCTCGCCGTCTTCCAGGGCTGGGACGAGGGCATCGCGGCCTCGCGCCTCTGGGGCGCCGTGCTCGAGGAGCAGGGCTACGACGTGACGCTGCAGAACATCGACGTCGCGCCCGGCTTCTCCGGGCTGGCCAGCGGCGACTACGACCTCGCGCTCGACGCCTGGCTGCCGATCACCCACGGCGACTACCTCGACGAGTACGGCGACCGCATCGTCGACCTCGGCGCGTGGAACGACGACGCGAAGCTCACCATCGCGGTGAACGAGGACGCGCCGATCGACTCCCTCGAGGAGCTCGCGGCGAACCCCGAGGTCGTCGGCAACCGCCTGGTCGGCATCGAGCCGGGCTCGGGCCTGAACTCGGTGACGTCGGAGCAGGTCATCCCCGGCTACGGCCTCGAGGGGATGGACTACCTCACCTCCTCGACGCCGGCGATGCTGCAGGAGCTCTCCAGCGCGACGGCCGCCGGCGAGAACATCGCCGTGACGCTCTGGCGCCCGCACTGGGCGTACGACGCGTTCCCGGTGAAGGACCTCGAGGACCCGCTGGGGCTGCTCGGCGAGGCCGAGGGCATCCACGCGTTCGGCTCCGCCTCGTTCGACGCCGAGTTCCCGACGCTGAGCACCTGGCTGCGCGACTTTCGGATGGACTCGGACACGCTCTACTCACTCGAGAACGCCCTGTTCAACGAGGGCGCGGACGACCAGGACGCGGCCCTCGAGGCGTGGCTGGCGGAGAACCGGGAGTACGTCGACGGCCTGACGAGCTGA
- a CDS encoding histidine phosphatase family protein translates to MRLLLIRHGQTPSNVDGILDTRIPGPGLTELGRSQAAALPTTLADEPIGALFVSTMRRTHETAAPLAAALGLEPVERAGIREIAAGDLEMRGDEAAVEEYMGTVFRWAGGATAERLAGGETGDEFAARYDAVVAEAEATGHDVVALVSHGAAIRCWAGLRSLDLDADFIAEHLLDNTGVVVLEGSGAKWSLVSWEGEPVSGIGVAAPSGPAGETAD, encoded by the coding sequence ATGCGCCTCCTCCTGATCCGCCACGGCCAGACCCCCTCCAACGTCGACGGGATCCTCGACACCCGCATCCCCGGCCCCGGCCTCACCGAGCTCGGCCGCAGCCAGGCCGCGGCGCTGCCGACGACGCTGGCCGACGAGCCGATCGGCGCGCTGTTCGTCTCGACGATGCGGCGCACGCACGAGACCGCCGCGCCGCTCGCCGCCGCTCTCGGGCTCGAGCCGGTCGAGCGCGCGGGGATCCGCGAGATCGCGGCGGGCGACCTCGAGATGCGCGGCGACGAGGCCGCGGTCGAGGAGTACATGGGCACCGTCTTCCGCTGGGCGGGCGGCGCGACCGCCGAGCGGCTGGCCGGGGGCGAGACCGGCGACGAGTTCGCGGCGCGCTACGACGCGGTGGTGGCGGAGGCGGAGGCGACCGGGCACGACGTCGTCGCGCTGGTCAGCCACGGCGCGGCCATCCGCTGCTGGGCGGGGCTGCGCTCGCTCGACCTCGACGCGGACTTCATCGCCGAGCACCTGCTCGACAACACCGGCGTCGTCGTGCTGGAGGGCTCGGGCGCGAAGTGGTCGCTCGTCTCGTGGGAGGGCGAGCCGGTCAGCGGCATCGGCGTCGCGGCGCCCTCGGGGCCGGCGGGCGAGACGGCGGACTGA
- the xylA gene encoding xylose isomerase has protein sequence MSLTPTRADKFSFGLWTIGYNGTDPFGGPTRKPLDTVHAVEKLSELGAYGLTFHDDDLFAFGSTDAERQTEIDRLKGALESTGLIVPMVTTNLFSAPVFKDGGFTSNDRDVRRFALRKVLRNIDLAAELGAQTFVMWGGREGAEYDSAKDIRAALERYREAVNLLGDYVTDKGYDIRFAIEPKPNEPRGDILLPTLGHAIAFIDSLERPELVGVNPEVGHEQMAGLNFTAGIAQALYHGKLFHIDLNGQRGIKYDQDLVFGHGDLHNAFSLVDLLENGGPGGVPAYDGPRHFDYKPSRTEDETGVWDSAAANMRTYLLLKERAAAFRADPEVQEALAASKVGELSTPTLNEGESYDDLLADTASYESFDTDAYLGGKGFGFVRLQQLATEHLLGARG, from the coding sequence ATGTCCCTGACCCCCACCCGCGCCGACAAGTTCTCGTTCGGCCTCTGGACCATCGGCTACAACGGGACGGACCCGTTCGGCGGCCCGACCCGGAAGCCCCTCGACACCGTGCACGCGGTCGAGAAGCTGAGCGAGCTCGGCGCCTACGGCCTCACCTTCCACGACGACGACCTCTTCGCGTTCGGCTCGACCGACGCCGAGCGCCAGACCGAGATCGACCGCCTCAAGGGCGCGCTCGAGTCCACCGGCCTGATCGTCCCGATGGTGACCACCAACCTCTTCAGCGCCCCGGTCTTCAAGGACGGCGGCTTCACCTCGAACGACCGCGACGTGCGCCGCTTCGCGCTGCGCAAGGTCCTCCGCAACATCGACCTCGCCGCCGAGCTCGGCGCGCAGACCTTCGTGATGTGGGGCGGCCGCGAGGGCGCCGAGTACGACTCCGCCAAGGACATCCGCGCGGCACTCGAGCGCTACCGCGAGGCCGTCAACCTGCTCGGCGACTACGTCACCGACAAGGGCTACGACATCCGCTTCGCGATCGAGCCCAAGCCCAACGAGCCCCGCGGCGACATCCTGCTGCCGACCCTCGGCCACGCGATCGCCTTCATCGACTCGCTCGAGCGCCCCGAGCTGGTCGGCGTGAACCCCGAGGTCGGCCACGAGCAGATGGCGGGCCTGAACTTCACGGCCGGCATCGCCCAGGCGCTGTACCACGGCAAGCTCTTCCACATCGACCTCAACGGCCAGCGCGGCATCAAGTACGACCAGGACCTCGTCTTCGGTCACGGCGACCTGCACAACGCGTTCTCGCTGGTCGACCTGCTCGAGAACGGCGGCCCCGGCGGCGTCCCCGCCTACGACGGCCCGCGCCACTTCGACTACAAGCCCTCGCGCACCGAGGACGAGACCGGAGTCTGGGACTCGGCCGCGGCCAACATGCGCACCTACCTGCTGCTCAAGGAGCGCGCCGCGGCCTTCCGCGCCGACCCCGAGGTCCAGGAGGCGCTCGCGGCGTCGAAGGTCGGCGAGCTGTCGACTCCGACGCTGAACGAGGGCGAGTCGTACGACGACCTCCTCGCGGACACCGCGTCCTACGAGTCGTTCGACACCGACGCGTACCTCGGCGGCAAGGGCTTCGGCTTCGTCCGCCTGCAGCAGCTCGCCACCGAGCACCTGCTCGGCGCGCGCGGCTGA
- a CDS encoding glycine betaine/L-proline ABC transporter ATP-binding protein, translating into MSEPGNGAATATLEREGPALEARGLFKVFGRRPEEVVRRLREGADRAALSGQGTAAVIDSSFEVRRGEIFVVMGLSGSGKSTLIRMLNGLQEPTAGEVLIDGTSITGVPDKELRRVRRSSISMVFQHFALLPHRTVLDNVAYPLEIQGVPAGERRERALLAVERAGLAGWHEKLPDELSGGMRQRVGLARALAADTDIVLMDEAFSALDPLIRREMQEQLIELQHELGKTIVFITHDLNEAMLLGDRIAVMRDGRIVQIGTPEEILTDPANDYVAQFVQDVDRARVLTASAVMEPARSVVTLAAGPRAALRTMRDQQTSAAFVVGGGRRLVGTVRDRDVIEQVRAGATDLSLVVSSDVVTVGPDTALSEIIEPAVESALPVAVVDEAGRLLGAIPRVTLLAALGNVTSHTGEVALVEPPATLSTELVTATLHATGGPVDDAVLATEGGVR; encoded by the coding sequence ATCAGCGAGCCCGGGAACGGAGCCGCCACCGCCACCCTCGAGCGCGAGGGCCCGGCCCTCGAGGCGAGAGGCCTCTTCAAGGTCTTCGGCCGCCGCCCGGAGGAGGTCGTGAGGCGACTGCGCGAGGGCGCCGACCGCGCCGCTCTCTCGGGCCAGGGCACCGCGGCCGTGATCGACTCCTCCTTCGAGGTGCGCCGCGGCGAGATCTTCGTGGTGATGGGCCTGTCCGGCTCCGGCAAGTCCACGCTCATCCGCATGCTCAACGGCCTGCAGGAGCCGACCGCGGGCGAGGTGCTGATCGACGGCACCTCGATCACCGGCGTCCCGGACAAGGAGCTGCGCCGCGTCCGCCGCTCGTCGATCTCGATGGTCTTCCAGCACTTCGCGCTGCTGCCGCACCGCACGGTGCTCGACAACGTCGCCTACCCGCTCGAGATCCAGGGCGTGCCGGCCGGCGAGCGCCGCGAGCGCGCCCTGCTCGCGGTCGAGCGCGCCGGCCTGGCCGGCTGGCACGAGAAGCTGCCCGACGAGCTCTCCGGCGGCATGCGCCAGCGGGTCGGGCTCGCCAGGGCGCTCGCCGCCGACACCGACATCGTGCTGATGGACGAGGCCTTCTCGGCGCTCGATCCGCTGATCCGCCGCGAGATGCAGGAGCAGCTGATCGAGCTGCAGCACGAGCTCGGCAAGACGATCGTCTTCATCACCCACGACCTCAACGAGGCGATGCTCCTCGGCGACCGGATCGCGGTCATGCGCGACGGCCGCATCGTGCAGATCGGCACGCCGGAGGAGATCCTCACCGACCCGGCGAACGACTACGTCGCGCAGTTCGTCCAGGACGTCGACCGCGCCCGCGTCCTCACCGCCTCGGCCGTGATGGAGCCCGCGCGCTCCGTCGTGACGCTCGCCGCCGGCCCGCGCGCCGCGCTGCGCACCATGCGCGACCAGCAGACCTCCGCGGCGTTCGTCGTCGGCGGCGGGCGCCGGCTGGTCGGCACCGTCCGCGACCGCGACGTGATCGAGCAGGTCCGCGCGGGCGCGACCGACCTCTCGCTCGTCGTCTCCTCCGACGTCGTCACCGTCGGCCCCGACACCGCGCTGAGCGAGATCATCGAGCCCGCCGTCGAGTCGGCGCTGCCCGTGGCCGTCGTCGACGAGGCGGGGCGGCTCCTCGGCGCGATCCCGCGGGTCACGCTGCTCGCCGCGCTCGGCAACGTCACCTCGCACACCGGCGAGGTGGCGCTCGTCGAGCCGCCGGCGACCCTGTCGACCGAGCTCGTCACCGCGACCCTGCACGCGACGGGCGGCCCCGTCGACGACGCCGTGCTCGCGACCGAGGGAGGCGTGCGATGA
- a CDS encoding extracellular solute-binding protein has translation MSLRPRTAFHRPSAATVGSLSRRGLIAGGVGIGAMFALAACSGGGSDAGSDALATDVDGAGRTLTMWDFETPDSDRGIAWLAARDTFTKETGAEIAYEFKAFEQLRTGASQIFNSNSAPDVVEYNKGNATSGLLSSQGLLTNLDEAVEFYGWDKLIPGALQTTAKYDDKGIMGSGSWYGIPNYGEFTFVYYNKDVFAANGIEVPTTYDEFTAVLDAFVAKGITPLAEAGAEYPLQQLFYQLALLKADRQWITDYQTYTGEVDFEDAAWSYAADQLKTYVDKGYFSADASGLKAEDAGTAFISGEYPIFFSGSWWFGRFKTEITGFEWDTFLFPGAEFTMGSAGNHWVIPETAKNKDLAYKWIDITMRPEIQNLIGNNGGIPLVVDETAITDEKSKALLSQWKTVVDQDQLSFYPDWPTATFYDDLVAASQELINGSTDPSGMLTELQGKYDDGVDDIK, from the coding sequence ATGTCGCTTCGTCCCCGCACCGCCTTCCACCGCCCCTCCGCCGCCACCGTCGGCTCCCTGAGCCGCCGCGGCCTGATCGCCGGCGGTGTCGGCATCGGCGCGATGTTCGCGCTCGCCGCCTGCTCCGGAGGCGGCTCCGACGCCGGCTCCGACGCCCTCGCCACCGATGTCGACGGTGCCGGCCGCACCCTCACCATGTGGGACTTCGAGACCCCCGACAGCGACCGCGGCATCGCCTGGCTCGCCGCCCGCGACACCTTCACCAAGGAGACCGGCGCCGAGATCGCCTACGAGTTCAAGGCCTTCGAGCAGCTGCGCACCGGTGCCAGCCAGATCTTCAACTCCAATTCGGCCCCCGACGTCGTCGAGTACAACAAGGGCAACGCGACCAGCGGACTGCTCTCCAGCCAGGGCCTGCTCACCAATCTCGACGAGGCCGTCGAGTTCTACGGCTGGGACAAGCTCATCCCGGGCGCCCTGCAGACCACGGCCAAGTACGACGACAAGGGCATCATGGGCTCCGGCTCCTGGTACGGCATCCCCAACTACGGCGAGTTCACCTTCGTCTACTACAACAAGGACGTCTTCGCGGCGAACGGCATCGAGGTGCCGACGACCTACGACGAGTTCACCGCCGTGCTCGACGCCTTCGTCGCCAAGGGGATCACCCCGCTCGCCGAGGCCGGCGCGGAGTACCCGCTGCAGCAGCTCTTCTACCAGCTCGCGCTGCTGAAGGCCGACCGCCAGTGGATCACCGACTACCAGACCTACACCGGCGAGGTCGACTTCGAGGACGCGGCCTGGAGCTATGCGGCCGACCAGCTGAAGACCTACGTCGACAAGGGCTACTTCTCGGCCGACGCCTCCGGGCTCAAGGCCGAGGACGCGGGCACCGCCTTCATCTCCGGCGAGTACCCGATCTTCTTCTCGGGCTCGTGGTGGTTCGGCCGCTTCAAGACCGAGATCACCGGCTTCGAGTGGGACACCTTCCTCTTCCCCGGCGCGGAGTTCACGATGGGCTCCGCCGGCAACCACTGGGTCATCCCGGAGACGGCGAAGAACAAGGACCTCGCCTACAAGTGGATCGACATCACGATGCGCCCCGAGATCCAGAACCTGATCGGCAACAACGGCGGCATCCCGCTGGTCGTCGACGAGACCGCGATCACGGACGAGAAGAGCAAGGCGCTGCTGTCGCAGTGGAAGACGGTCGTCGACCAGGACCAGCTCTCCTTCTACCCCGACTGGCCCACCGCCACCTTCTACGACGACCTCGTCGCCGCCTCGCAGGAGCTCATCAACGGCTCGACGGACCCCAGCGGAATGCTCACCGAGCTGCAGGGCAAGTACGACGACGGAGTCGACGACATCAAGTAA